One region of Trachemys scripta elegans isolate TJP31775 chromosome 8, CAS_Tse_1.0, whole genome shotgun sequence genomic DNA includes:
- the B4GALT7 gene encoding beta-1,4-galactosyltransferase 7 (The sequence of the model RefSeq protein was modified relative to this genomic sequence to represent the inferred CDS: added 29 bases not found in genome assembly), protein MFPSRRKPAASRRLLALLPRKCSVFQLFFAALLLGFASLLWLQLSCSGDVARQGRGAAAPSPLKPCPPESRASWAEDPSWGPHRLALLVPFRERFEELLAFVPHMHRFLSRKKIRHHIFVLNQVDHYRFNRASLINVGFLESGNDTDYIAMHDVDLLPRNEELDYGFPEAGPFHVASPELHPLYHYKTYVGGILLLTKQHYEMCNGMSNRFWGWGREDDEFYRRIKGAGLQLFRPSGIKTGYKTFQHLHDPAWRKRDQKRIATQKQEQFKVDREGGLNNVRYRIESQTALSVAGAPCTVLNILLDCDASKTPWCTFS, encoded by the exons GTCCCGCCGGCTGCTGGCTCTCCTGCCGCGGAAATGCTCCGTCTTCCAGCTCTTCTTCGCGGCGCTGCTCCTGGGCTTTGCCTCactgctgtggctgcagctcagTTGCTCAGGCGATGTGGCCCGTCAGGGCCGCGGGGCAGCGGCCCCCAGccccctgaagccctgccccccggagtcCCGGGCCTCATGGGCTGAGGACCCGTCATGGGGCCCCCACCGCCTGGCGCTGCTGGTCCCCTTCCGGGAACGCTTCGAGGAGCTGTTGGCTTTTGTGCCCCACATGCATCGCTTCCTCAGCAGGAAGAAGATCCGCCACCACATCTTCGTGCTCAACCAGGTGGATCATTACAG GTTTAACAGAGCATCTCTGATCAACGTCGGCTTCCTGGAGAGTGGCAACGACACCGATTACATTGCCATGCACGACGTTGATCTCCTGCCCCGCAACGAGGAGCTGGACTACGGCTTCCCGGAGGCAGGGCCCTTCCATGTGGCATCGCCAGAGCTGCACCCGCTGTACCACTACAAAACGTATGTGGGCGGCATCCTCCTGCTCACCAAGCAGCACTACGAGATG TGCAATGGGATGTCCAACCGCTTCTGGGGCTGGGGGCGAGAGGATGATGAGTTCTATCGCCGGATCAAAGGAGCTGGCCTCCAG cTTTTCCGCCCCTCGGGAATAAAGACTGGATACAAGACCTTCCAGCACCTGCACGACCCAGCCTGGAGGAAGCGAGACCAGAAGCGCATTGCTACCCAGAAGCAG GAGCAGTTCAAGGTGGATCGGGAGGGGGGCCTGAACAATGTGAGGTATCGGATTGAGTCCCAGACGGCGCTGAGTGTGGCTGGAGCTCCCTGCACTGTCCTCAATATCCTGCTGGACTGTGATGCCAGCAAGACCCCCTGGTGCACGTTCAGCTGA